CCCAGCCGGGGGGCATGCGGACGTCGACGAAGGCGACGGCAAACGGGCGTCCGCCGGCGAGCGCGCGCGTGACGACGGCGAGGGCTTCCTCGCCCTGGAAGGCGGACTCGAGTTCGAAGCTGGGGAGGCGGGCTAGGGTGGGTTTCGCCGTGCGGAAAATGGAGGAGGCAGCCGCGGCGAGGGGATCGCCGGGCGCGGAGGGTTGCGCCAGGATCTTTCGGAAATCCTCATGAATCGCGCGAGTGTCGTCGACGACGAGGATGCGGTGGTTTCGTCCGATGATCTCCTTGCTCATGTTGGTTGGTCCTGGGGCTCGTAGGGGAGAACGAGGGTAAACCGGGCGCCCTGCCCGGGTCCATCACTGTGTACTTCGATGGCGCCGCCGAGTTCTTTGGCGGCGATGGCGCCGCTGTGCAGGCCGAAGCCATGACCGCCCTGGCGCGTGGTGAAGCCGTGGCTGAAGATTCGGGTGCGGTTCTCCGGCAGGATGCCGACGCCGTTGTCGGTGACGGCGATCCGGATGGTTTGCGGCGTGGTGGCAACGTCGATGGTGACGTGGCGGTCGGGCCGGCCGGACTCGGTGCACGCGTACTTCGCGTTGCGGATGATGTTTACGAGAATCTGCAGGACCTTGTGTTTGTCGACGCTGACGCGGGGCCGGGCGGTGAAGTTACGGTGGAGGTGGATGGCGTGGCGCTGCAGGCCCCCCGCGTTCATCTGGACGGCGTCTTCGACCAGGTCGATGACGCTGACGTTCTCGATGACGCCGGAGACGCGCGCGTAGTTCTGCTGCATCGCGACGATCTCCTTGATGTGGTCGACGTTCTTCCGCAGCGACTCGAGCTCCCGGGTGACGCCGCTGCAAACCTCGGCGAGGTGGGAGGCGAGCATCTGGACAAACTGGGGAATCTCGCGGCCACGCGGATCGCGGGTGAGAAAGTCGGCGAGATCGTGGGCGTGTTCCTGAAAGAGGGCGCTCAGTTCGGTGACGAGTTCGATGCGGGAGTCGCGAATCTTGTCGTCGAGGACCGTGGCGGAGACGTTGACGCTGTTAAGGACGTTGCCGACGTTGTGCAGGACGCTGGTGGCGACCTCGGCCATGCCGGCGCGGCGGGAGGTTTCGAGGAGCTTCCGGTGGAGCTGCTCCCGCTCGGTCTCGGCGCGTTTCTGGTCGGTGACGTCGCGGCCGCAGGCGAAGAAGATGCCCTCGCCGGGCGCGGCGATGGCGGTCCACGCGAACCAGCGGATGACGCCGTCGGCGCAGCTCATGCGGAGTTCACGATTCAGGATGGGCTCGCCATCGGCGAGCTTGCGCAGGTTCTCCCGGGACGCCTCGACGTCCTCCGGGGCGACGAAGTCGAGATAGTTGAGCCCCTCGAGCCGGGCCGGGTCGTAGCCGAAGATGGCGAACGCGGGATTGGTGCGGCGGAGCGTGCCGTCGAACTCGGCGATGCAGAAAAGGTCGAGCGAAAGGGTGAAGAAGCGGTCGCGTTCTTCCTCGGTGCGTTCGCGTTCGCTGATCTGGATGGAGAGTTCCCGGGTGCGTTCCTGGACGCGGCGTTCGAGTTCGGCCTGGGCCTTCCGGAGGTCGGACTCGCGCGCCTCGATGCGGGCCAACATGTGGTTGAAGCCGTCCGTCAGGCGCCCGAGTTCGTCGTTGCCGAGTTTGGTGACGCGGGTCGAGGTCTGCTGACCGGCGGTGACCTTGGCGATGGCGTCGCTGAGGAGCGAGACCGGCCCGGAGATCATGCGCTGCAGGCGCGAGCCCAGGAGAAAGGAGACGAGCATCGCTCCGGCAAGAATGGCCAGGCCCACCACCAGGTAGCGCCGCCAGCGGGTGCTGACCTCGACGAGGTCGGACTGCACATAGAGCGTGCCAATCACCTCGCCGCCGAGCGTGATGGGATGAAAGAGCCGAAGGGAGGCGTCGTCGAACGTGGCGCCGGCGGTCTTGGGAGCCGGCCAGTCGGGCGTCGCGGTCCGCCGCCGCTGATATTCGGCGAAGACGCGACCACCGGGCGTGAAGACACAGGCCGCCATGATATGCGGTTGCGCGGTGAGCGCCTGGAGAATCTCGCGGGCGGCGAGGGCGTCGTCGAAGGAAAGGGCGGACGCGGTGTTGGTCGCGATCATCTGCGCGGTGATCGAGAGATCATGGACCATCGTCTTCCGGAACGTGAACTGTTCGTAGAAGATCAGGATGCCGCAGGCGAGGAGCACGGCGGCCGCGGTCGTGGCCATGTCGATGAGGGCCAGTTTCCGCCGGATGGGGAGGTCGTGCAGTTGGCGCATGATCAGGGCTCCCGGCGGACGGTGCTCGCGAGTTTGAGCAACTGCGAACTCAGTTTCAGTTCAGCGTGGTTTGCGGCGGCGAGGTTGATCATGAACCGCACGCGGTCCTGTTCCGTGATGAAAGTAATCATGCCGTCGAGGGCGGCAAAGCGTTCGGTCTCACCCACGGTGAGCACGCCGGCCGGGAGTTTCTCCTCCAGCCGGATTTCCGATTCGGCGGCGACGAAGAGGATATGGACGAGGCGGGCTTCCGCGGCCGTGGTGACCGGGACAACGGCGATGGCGCGGCCATTTACCTGGCGGTGGGCGACGATCCGTTCGAGTTCCCGGACCATGCGTTCGCTGCCCATCACGCCGATGGTGATGGGAGTATCGGGCGTCGCGAAGCGGGAGGGCGGCCACTCGACGAAGCGGGTGAAATTGTAGAGGAAGGCGGCCTTGATTTGGTGTTCGTGGGCAACCTCGGCGCCGAAACCCGCGGCCGTGCCAAGCCAGAACAGAACGAGCCAGCGGGTCGTGACGAGCGACCGCCGAACGATTCTGAAAATGGGGAATGCGGGAGGCATGGGCCGACGGAGGCGGGTCAGAAGCGAAGGGTGGCCTTCAACCGGAAGTTCCGGCCTTTTTGCGGGATGGTCCTCTGCGCGTGCTCCTCGGCGCCCACGTAGCCGTAGGCGGTATCGAACAGGTTGTAGATGCTGGCGGAGAGTTCGAGACCGCCGGGCAGGTGGAGCAGCCGGAAGGTAAGATTCGTGAGGAGGAAGTCGTCCGTGGCGGTGCCGGTGTAAGTGCGGACGCTGCCCATGTACTGGAGTTCAAGGCCGGCTGTGAGGCGGTCGTGGAGCAGGGGCTGGGCGAGATTGAGTTTGGCGAGGTGGCGGGGGGAGTTGGACATCTCCCGATCGTTGACGTGGTCGCGGCCGCGTTCGAACGCGTAGCTGGTGCGCAGGTGGGTCCCGTGGGCGGAGCGGCCCTCGAACTCGAGTTCCACCCCGGTGGCGGAGTAAAGCCGCATGTTGTCGAAGTAGAAATCGCCGGCAGGGAGAGGGACCTGGGAAATCAGGTCGTGGACGCTGTAGCGATAGACGGAGACACTGGCGCGGGAGTCGCCGGCGAAATACTGATCGAGCGCCAGTTCGTAGGAATGGATCTTCTCCGGGCGCAGCTCAATGGGTGCAGGCGGCGGGTAATAGAAACGTTCATACGGATTGGGGGCGCGATAAGCGGTGCCATAGAGCGCCTTGATCGTGGTGCCTGCGACAGGATCGTAGATCAGCGCAACGCGCGGGTTGAACGTCCCGCCGAAGCTGTCCGTATAATGATCGTAGCGCAGGCCGGCGTTGAGCAGGACGTCGCGGTGCAGGGCGATCTCGCCCTGGGCGTAGGCGCCGAAGATGCGGCTGTCGCGCTCATCGGCGACGTTGTAGATGCGCGGTTCGACGAGGTCGTAGGAATACTGGTTCTGATGCAGGTTCTGGCGCACCTCGGCGCCGGCGAGGAACGTGTGCTTGCCGGCGAGGGTGGCGGTCGCCTGGCCCTCCAGGCTCAGCCATTCGCCGAGCGTGTCGTCGTGATTGACATAGGTGGGCGACGCGGCGCCCGGTTCGGATGGAAACGGATAGTCGCCCCGGTAGGCATACGAGTCGTACGCGGCGCGGCCTTGCAGATGGAGTTGAGGGGTGACCTCGCGGTCGTAGCGAACGTCGACATAACCGCGGGCGTCGTAAGTTGTCTCGCGAGGATCATTGAAGAGGGTGTCGAACGAGGCCGTGGGTACCTGCTTGTCGCGGGCGGCGTAATAGGCGGTGACGGTGAGGTCGCGGTACTTGATGCTGCCGAAGAGCTTTTTCGCGTCTTCGCTGTCGGCGTTCTGGGCGACACCGTCGTTGCGGGCGCGAGGATTGTCGCTGATCCGCTGGTCGAACTCCGGGTAGTAGATGGCACCGCGACCGTCGCTCTGGTACCGGGTCGCGGAGATGAGCAGTTCCAGCTCGTTCTTGAACAGCTTGCCGTAGCTCACGCGGGCCTTGGTGGCACCGAAGCTGCCGAACTCGGTGGAGATCTCACCCCCGTCGAGTTGCCGGCCGCGGCGGGTGACGATGTTGAGCACGCCGTTGAACGCACTGCTGCCGTAGACCGAGGAACTCGGTCCGCGGATGATCTCGACGCGGTCGATGAGCCCGACGTCCAGGGTGCCCTGGCTGAGTTCGGTCGAGTCAAAGATGTTTTCGTTCATGCGGTGCCCGTCGATGAGGACGAGCTTGCGGCTGTCGTAATCGCCGGGCCGCAGGAAGCCGCGGATGCCGAGGTAAATGTAATTGCTGTCGTTCGAGACGTAGAGCCCGCGCACGCTGGCGAGGACTTCGCCGAGGGTACGGTGGCCGAAGTTGGCGATCTCATCGGCGGTCACGATGGTGACGGACGAGGGGGCGCGGGTGACCTTTTGCTCGAACTTCGAGGCCCCGGACACGGAGGCGATCTTCACGGACATGAGCTGCTCGAGCGAAAGCTCGGCGAGCTCATCGGAACTGGCGGTGGCGAAGGCGGAGGCGCCGCCCAAGGCGAGGGCGGCTGCGGCCAAGGCGAGGCGAGGCAAGCCGGCGTGCCGGGCGGGGACGGCGGGGCAGCGCGACGGTGCGTTTCGTTCGGAAGAGCGAGCGAGGATTGTCATCGGACAAGGCAGGCACGCGGTCCGACGAGGTCGGACGGCAGGCGCACCGCGGCTTTCAGGCTGAGGCGACGGCCCGGTCATGTCGAGGGGGCGGACAACCGTAGTAATACCCGCCGACGTCGCCGAGGCAGGGCGGGGCGGGGGCATAGCGCCGCCCCGGCGAGCTGGCTCAAGGTGAGCCGGGGGGCTGACGCCGCGGTGGTAGTGGAGAAAGGAGCTTGGCGGCGAGCCGAGCTGGAGGACATGGATTCGCCGAGATATCGGCACGCGCTGCCGCAGGATGGCAGGAAAACGGGGGTGATCTGCTCGGACAGTTGGAGAAGACGATGGGGTGCGCGGAGGGAGACTGCCGGGGCGGCAGCGGCAAACCCGGCCTTGCCACCCCGGCGGGGCCGGTGCGGGATGGCGCGGTGAGCTGCGATTGTCGTATGGAGGCAGAGAACGAGGACCAGCGGCGGGTGTTGGTCCGGTTGCTGGCCATCAATGCCGTGATGTTCGTCGTCGAGATGGTGGTGGGGGTATGCGCAGACTCATCGGGCGTCATTGCCGACTCGCTGGACATGCTGGCAGACGCGATGGTCTATGGACTGGGGCTGTACGCGGTGGGGCGCAGCGCGGCATTGAAGCGCCGGGCGGCGCGGTGGAGTGGTCTCTTTCAGGTCGGGCTCGCGGTCTGTATTCTGCTCGATGCCATCCGGCGGGGGTGGTGGGGCAGCGAGCCGACGTCGGTGCTGATGATGGCTGTCTCGCTGGTCGCGCTGGCGGCGAACGCGTACTGCCTGTTCCTCCTTCAGAAACACCGCGACGGAGAGGTGCACATGCGCGCGAGCTGGATATTCTCGCGCAGCGATGTGATCGCGAACGTCGGAGTGATGGTGGCGGGCGCGCTCGTGGCGGGACTCGGGTCGCGTTGGCCCGACCTGGTGGTCGGGGCGGCGATTGCTGGTGTCGTGGTCTACGGCGGGTTGGCCATTTTGGCGGATACCCGACGCGACGCGGAGGCAGGCGAAAAGCGAGGATGCGAAGGTGGAGGTTGCAGTGGACGGGAGTGCGAGAGGCACGAAGCCGAGAGGCGAGATTGAGGCGGGGAGGGTGGCGAAGGCGCGGGGCGACGGCGTGGAGGCGGAACGATTGCTGGTTGGTGAGCAGGAGCCAGTTCCGCCGCGAAAATCGTCGAGTTAGGGTTAAAAGCGGCGGAGCAGGGATTTGGCATTTGATTTCAGTGGGGAAACCTCGTGAACGTACGCGCGCAAACCCTCCGGTCCGTCCGTCAAGTTCCCGAACGTTCATGACTGAGCTGCTCATCATCAAACCCTCGTCGCTCGGCGACATCGTCCAAGGTCTTCAGGTCGCCACCTCGCTGAAGGCGCAAGTCAGCGGGCTGCGAATCTCCTGGGTGGTTCGGGAAATCTTTGAACCGATCGTGCGGGCCTGCGCGGCGATCGACCAGGTGTACGTCTTCGAGCGCAACGCCGGGGCAAAGGGGTTTATCCGCCTGACGAAGGAGCTGCGGAAGACGAAGTTTGACTACGTCTTCGACATGCAAGGCCTGCTGCGGACCGGCCTGATGACCTCGCGGACGATCGCGGAGCATAAAGTGGGGCGGTCGGATGCCCGGGAATGGTCGGGCGTGTTCTATAACGAGAAGGTGCCGCTGCCGCCGGACGGCAAGCGCAGCCATGCGCTCGATATCCTGCTCCAGTTTTGCCCCGTACTGGGCGCGAAGCCGCAGTTGGAGGGCACGCTGAAGTTCCGCGAGATCGACAGCCTGGACCTGAAGTTCGCGCAGGGGCGCGGAGGCGGAAAGCCGATCCTGATGTTTGTCGATAGCCGCCGGGCCGAGAAGTGCTGGGGCGGTTTCAAGCAGCTCACCGAGTTGATCCTGCGCGACGACAAGCAGCGGAAGGTGATCTGGGCCGGCAGCAACTACGTCCACGACCGCGGCGCGTATCCGGCATCGCAGTTTCTGAATCTGACGGGCAACACCAGCCTCGTTTCGCTGCCAGCGTTGATCAAGCGGGCCGAGTGGGTGATCGCGAACGACAGCGGTCCGATGCACCTCGCGGCGGCGCTCGGTGTGCGGGTGCTGGCGATCTTTGGGCCGACGGACCCGCGGCTGTACGGCCCGTATCCGCTGCGTTCGCCGACGAACGTCGTCGTGCAGGCGCCGGTGGGTGACCTGCGAATGCTTTCGGCGAAGGACGTGTACCAGCGGTTTCAGCGCGCCCGCAAACGATTCGCGACGAACTGAGCGGCGCGTCTGTGGGGAGCGCCTGCGCGATGGCGGACGATGCGTGGGCGGTTACCGGCGACGGTGGCGGCGCGCCAAGGAAGGCCGCCACTTGCTACTTGGCACTGATGGAGCGGGGTGCACACTCGCGCGTTTATGCTCGATCCGAAGCTCCTTCGTGAAACTCCTGACGTCGTCCGGGCGGCGATTGCCAAGAAGCACCTGGATGTGGATGTCGACGCCGTGCTGGCGATCGACACGGCGTGGCGCACGCAGCTCCAGGAAGTGGAATCGCTGCGCGCCAGCCAGAAGGCGGCGAATACCGCCATGGCCAAGCTGCCGAAGGGCACGCCGGAGTTTCTCGAGAAGGTGAAGGAAATGAAGGCGGTCTCGGCGCAGGTGAAGGAGCGCGAGGTCCAGCTGAAAGAACTCGAGGAGAAGTTCCGGCAGGCGATGCTGTCGCTGCCGAACCTGCCCCACGCGAGCGTGCCCGAGGGCAAGACGCCGGAGCAGAACGTGGTTTATGCGACGCACGGAGACCAGAATGCTCCACGGCCGCATGCGAAGGCGCATTGGGAAATCCCGGGCTTCGACAAGCTGTTCGATTTTGGGCGCGGCGCGAAGGTGACCGGCGCCGGTTTTCCGTTCTACGTGGGCGATGGCGCCCGCATCGTGCGGGCGCTGCTGCACTTCTTCCTGGATGAGAATGCTAAGGCCGGCTACGTGGAGGTGAACCCGCCGATCTTCGTGAACGCGGCGAGCGCGACGGCGACGGGGCAGCTCCCAGACAAGGAAGGGCAGATGTACGAGACCACGCCCGACCACCTTTACGCGGTGCCCACGGCGGAAGTGCCGCTGACGAATTTCTTCCGCGACGAGATCCTCGAGGAAGAGGCGCTGCCGGTGTACCGGTGCGCGTACACGCCGTGTTTCCGCCGCGAGGCGGGAAGCTACGGCAAGGACGTCCGCGGGCTGAACCGGCTGCACCAGTTCGACAAGGTCGAACTGCTAAAGTGGGTGCACCCGGCGACGAGCTACGAGGAACTCGACAAACTGCGGACCGACGCGGAGCGGATCCTGCAGAAGCTCGACCTCCCGTACCGCGTGCTCCTGATGTGCGGCGGCGACCTGGGCTTTGCCCAGGCGAAGAAATACGACCTGGAGGTTTGGTCGGCCGGCCAAAAACGCTGGCTCGAGGTTTCCAGTTGCTCGAACTTTGAGACCTTCCAGGCCCGTCGGGCGCAGATCCGCTATCGGGCGAAGGAGACCGGCAAGCCGGAGCTCGTGCACACCCTGAACGGCTCAGGTCTCGCGGTGCCGCGGGTGCTCGCCGCCCTGCTGGAGAATAATCTCCAGGAGGATGGTCGGGTGAAGATTCCGGCGGCGCTCGTGCCGTACTTCGGCAAGGAGTATCTGACGTTTGCCTGACCTCAGGTGCCGTCGCCGCTGGTGATCCCGGCGGCGCGGCGAAGGGTCTCTCGGCGTCCCCACGCCCATGCCACCGCCGCGCCGCCGGACCAACTCGTGGAAAACGATTGCGGCGACGGTCGCGGCGGCAGTCCCGCGCGGCCGGCTGGAGACGTCTGTACTTCGCTGGACGGAGACGCCGGCGGCGCGGGGAAACTGGACGGTGGGCGTGTCGGGGGGCGGTGATTCGGTCCTGCTTCTGCTCCTGCTTTGGGCGCACTGGCCGGAGCGACGAAGCCGCCTGCGGGCGCTGCATTTTGATCACCGGCTGCGGGGCCCGTCATCGCGGGCGGACCGGGGCTTCTGCCGCCGGTTGTGCGCGGCGTTGGGCGTGCCGTTGACCGTCGAGGCGTGGGAGCGGCCGAACGGGTCGCGCGTTCGAAGCCCGAGCGAGGCGGAGGCTAGATCGGCGCGGCTCGCGTTCTTTGCGCGACACTCGCGCGTGCTGTGGCTCGGACACCACCAGGATGACGTCGCGGAGTCGCTGCTGATGCGGCTTGCGCGCGGGAGCGGGGCGGGGGGCTTGTCGGCGCCGCGGCCGGTGCAGCCGATGCCGGCTGGGCGGGTTCACCTGCGGCCGCTGCTCGGTCTGCGGAAGAAGGAGGTGTTGGCCGTGTTGGAGGCGGCGGGGGCGGGATGGCGGGAGGATGAAAGCAATGCGGGCGGAGCCTATTTTCGGAATCGCATCCGGCGGGACGTGCTGCCGCGTTGGGAGAAAGCGGCGCGGCGGGATGCGGTGGCGGGCGCGGCGCGCTCGCGTGAATTGCTGGCGGAAGACGACGCGGCGCTTGAACGCTGGGTTGACGAGTTGGCGGTGTTTGGGCGCAACGGGGACCTGCTGCTGCGGCGTCTCGCCGGCAGGCCGCGGGCAGTGGTCCGTCGCGCGCTTCATCGTTGGCTGGGGCGAGTTTTGCCGGGGGCCGATCTCTCCAGGCAGGCGTTCGATGCCCTGCTGGCGGCGGTCGAGCGGGGCGATCCGACGAGGCAGAGCCTTGGGCGGGAGAGCTTTGGGGTGATCCGCGCCGGTCGATTGATGCTTATGACTGGAAAGCCCTCGGCCAATTTCCAGAGGCGCGTCAATTGACTTATCCCCCCGGAACCATCACGGTAGCCGCTCAGTCAAAAAAACGACCCGCAATGCCTGACCCTGATAACAAGAAGTCTCGTCGCAGCCTGAAGAACCTGCCGCCGGATCGCTTTCAACCCAAGATGCTGATCTTCTGGCTGGTCTTGGTGGCGGCCGTCCTGGCGTTGCTCTACTACACGCCGATGTCGACGAGCGCACCGGAAACGTTGACGGTGCAGGAAGTTGTCGCACGAGCGGAAGCCGGGAATATCAATCGCGACGCGAAGAAGCCGGCGATCATTCGTCCGGATCCGAGCAGTGGACGAGACTGGATGGTCATCACCGGTGAGAGCCGAAAGGACGCCACCAGCCCGTGGCAGCCGTTCCGCGTGGCCGACCGCGTGACTGACACCACTTACGAGCGGCTGACGAAGACGAACGCCTTCCAGCCGCAGCCCACCCAGACGCTGCTCACCTCGATCGCGGCGCAGGTCATCCCGTTCATCATCATCATCGGCCTGCTCTATTTCCTCTTTGTCCGCCAGCTGCGGCAGGCGGGCCGCGGGGCGCTGAGCTTCGGCAAGAGCCGGGCGAAGCTGCTGACGCGAGATCGGGACAAAATCACCTTTGCCGACGTTGCCGGTTGCGATGAGGCGAAGGAAGAAGTCTCCGAAGTCGTCGAGTTTCTCAAGGACCCGAAGAAGTTCACGAAGATGGGCGGTCGGATTCCGAAGGGCATCCTGATGGTTGGCCCTCCGGGTACCGGCAAGACGTTGCTCGCGAAGGCCGTGGCAGGCGAGGCCGACGTGCCGTTCTTCAGCATCTCGGGCTCGGACTTCGTGGAAATGTTTGTCGGCGTCGGCGCGAGCCGCGTCCGCGACATGTTCGAGCAGGGCCGCAAGAGCGCGCCGTGCATCATCTTCATTGATGAAATCGACGCCGTGGGCCGCCAGCGCGGCGCCGGCTTGGGCGGCGGCAACGACGAACGCGAGCAGACGCTGAACTCGCTGCTCGTGGAGATGGACGGCTTCGATACCACCGAAGGCGTCATCATCATCGCGGCGACGAATCGCCCTGACGTGCTCGACAGCGCGCTGCTGCGGCCGGGCCGATTCGACCGCCAGATCTACGTCGATCTCCCTGACTTGGTGGGCCGCGAGCAAATCCTGCGCGTGCACGCCAAGAAGGTGAGCCTCGCGGAGAACGTTGACCTTTCCGTGATCGCCCGCGGCACGCCTGGCCTCTCGGGCGCGGAACTTGCGAACCTCCTGAACGAAGCCGCTCTCCTCGCTGCGCGTCGCAGTAAGAAGAAGGTGGAAATGCAGGACGTGGACGATGCCCGCGAGAAGGTGCAGTTCGGTCGTGAGCGTCGCCGCCTGATGGACGATGAGGAGAAGAAGCTCACCGCGTACCACGAGGCGGGGCATGCGCTGGTTCAGGCCGTGCTCGATGACGGCCACATGCCGGTGCACAAGGTGACAATCATCCCGCGTGGTCGCAGCCTCGGCAGCACCATGTTTATTCCGAAGAAGGACACGCTGACGCACTCCTATCGCCGCATGCTGAATCAGATCGCGATGGGGCTCGGTGGCCGGATTGCGGAAGAACTGGTGCTTGGCGACATCTCGAGCGGAGCGTCGGGCGACATCAAACAGATCACCAAGCTCGCTCGCCTGATGGTTTGTGACTGGGGCATGAGCCCGCTTGGCCCGGTGGCGTATGGGGACCATCATGACACCGTCTTCCTCGGGCGCGAAATTACCCGCAACGAACTCATTTCCGAAGAGACGGCGCGTCACATCGACGAGCAGATTCATCGGATCATCGATGAGCAGTACCAGCGGGCGAAGCAGGTGATCAGCGAACGCCGTTCGGCCCTCGAAAAGATCGCCGAGGCGCTGCTGGAGTTCGAGACCATCGACGGCAAGCATGTGCTGGAGATCCTCCAGTTCGGCGAGATTCGGTCCCCGATCGTCCCGCCGGTTCCGCCGAAGACCGACTCGAAGCCGTCCCGGAAGACGCCGGAAAAGTCATCCGCTCCGGAATCGATCGGACCGGCCACGGCGCCGAATCCGGCCTGAGCGCCCGTACAATCCCCGTTTTCGAGACGCGACCTACCAGGTCGCGTCTCTTTTTTGGTGCGTAATGGCACGGCCCTGGGCGCCCGCGCCTCATGGAAAGTTTCCCGATAGGCTTGTCGGTCAAAGTGATGGTGGAGGATTGCCCGGCTCGAAGATCGCAAAATCTGTCTTGGAATGACCCATCCGGCCCGTAAATCTGCGGCCCTTTAACCCACATGAAGATTTGCTGCATCGGCGCCGGATACGTTGGCGGGCCCACCATGGCCATGATCGCGCTCAAGGCGCCATCGATCGAGGTCCGCGTCGTGGACATGAATGCCGCCCGCATCGCGGCTTGGAACTCGGACACGCTCCCCATCTATGAGCCGGGGCTCGACGAAGTGGTGAAGGAGCGGCGCGGCAAGAATCTGCATTTTTCGACCGACGTGGCGGGCTCCATCAAGGTGGCCGACATCATCTTCGTGGCGGTGAACACGCCGACGAAGACGTACGGCATCGGCGCGGGACGCGCCGCGGACCTGCGCTTCATCGAGTCGGTGGCCCGGACGATCGCGGAGCACGCGAATGGCCCGAAGATCATCGTCGAGAAGTCGACGATCCCGGTGAAGACGGCGGAGACGATCAAGGAG
This genomic window from Opitutus sp. ER46 contains:
- a CDS encoding CHASE sensor domain-containing protein, whose protein sequence is MRQLHDLPIRRKLALIDMATTAAAVLLACGILIFYEQFTFRKTMVHDLSITAQMIATNTASALSFDDALAAREILQALTAQPHIMAACVFTPGGRVFAEYQRRRTATPDWPAPKTAGATFDDASLRLFHPITLGGEVIGTLYVQSDLVEVSTRWRRYLVVGLAILAGAMLVSFLLGSRLQRMISGPVSLLSDAIAKVTAGQQTSTRVTKLGNDELGRLTDGFNHMLARIEARESDLRKAQAELERRVQERTRELSIQISERERTEEERDRFFTLSLDLFCIAEFDGTLRRTNPAFAIFGYDPARLEGLNYLDFVAPEDVEASRENLRKLADGEPILNRELRMSCADGVIRWFAWTAIAAPGEGIFFACGRDVTDQKRAETEREQLHRKLLETSRRAGMAEVATSVLHNVGNVLNSVNVSATVLDDKIRDSRIELVTELSALFQEHAHDLADFLTRDPRGREIPQFVQMLASHLAEVCSGVTRELESLRKNVDHIKEIVAMQQNYARVSGVIENVSVIDLVEDAVQMNAGGLQRHAIHLHRNFTARPRVSVDKHKVLQILVNIIRNAKYACTESGRPDRHVTIDVATTPQTIRIAVTDNGVGILPENRTRIFSHGFTTRQGGHGFGLHSGAIAAKELGGAIEVHSDGPGQGARFTLVLPYEPQDQPT
- a CDS encoding YfiR family protein — encoded protein: MPPAFPIFRIVRRSLVTTRWLVLFWLGTAAGFGAEVAHEHQIKAAFLYNFTRFVEWPPSRFATPDTPITIGVMGSERMVRELERIVAHRQVNGRAIAVVPVTTAAEARLVHILFVAAESEIRLEEKLPAGVLTVGETERFAALDGMITFITEQDRVRFMINLAAANHAELKLSSQLLKLASTVRREP
- the serS gene encoding serine--tRNA ligase, with protein sequence MLDPKLLRETPDVVRAAIAKKHLDVDVDAVLAIDTAWRTQLQEVESLRASQKAANTAMAKLPKGTPEFLEKVKEMKAVSAQVKEREVQLKELEEKFRQAMLSLPNLPHASVPEGKTPEQNVVYATHGDQNAPRPHAKAHWEIPGFDKLFDFGRGAKVTGAGFPFYVGDGARIVRALLHFFLDENAKAGYVEVNPPIFVNAASATATGQLPDKEGQMYETTPDHLYAVPTAEVPLTNFFRDEILEEEALPVYRCAYTPCFRREAGSYGKDVRGLNRLHQFDKVELLKWVHPATSYEELDKLRTDAERILQKLDLPYRVLLMCGGDLGFAQAKKYDLEVWSAGQKRWLEVSSCSNFETFQARRAQIRYRAKETGKPELVHTLNGSGLAVPRVLAALLENNLQEDGRVKIPAALVPYFGKEYLTFA
- a CDS encoding glycosyltransferase family 9 protein, producing MTELLIIKPSSLGDIVQGLQVATSLKAQVSGLRISWVVREIFEPIVRACAAIDQVYVFERNAGAKGFIRLTKELRKTKFDYVFDMQGLLRTGLMTSRTIAEHKVGRSDAREWSGVFYNEKVPLPPDGKRSHALDILLQFCPVLGAKPQLEGTLKFREIDSLDLKFAQGRGGGKPILMFVDSRRAEKCWGGFKQLTELILRDDKQRKVIWAGSNYVHDRGAYPASQFLNLTGNTSLVSLPALIKRAEWVIANDSGPMHLAAALGVRVLAIFGPTDPRLYGPYPLRSPTNVVVQAPVGDLRMLSAKDVYQRFQRARKRFATN
- a CDS encoding cation transporter, whose translation is MEAENEDQRRVLVRLLAINAVMFVVEMVVGVCADSSGVIADSLDMLADAMVYGLGLYAVGRSAALKRRAARWSGLFQVGLAVCILLDAIRRGWWGSEPTSVLMMAVSLVALAANAYCLFLLQKHRDGEVHMRASWIFSRSDVIANVGVMVAGALVAGLGSRWPDLVVGAAIAGVVVYGGLAILADTRRDAEAGEKRGCEGGGCSGRECERHEAERRD
- a CDS encoding TonB-dependent receptor, coding for MAAAALALGGASAFATASSDELAELSLEQLMSVKIASVSGASKFEQKVTRAPSSVTIVTADEIANFGHRTLGEVLASVRGLYVSNDSNYIYLGIRGFLRPGDYDSRKLVLIDGHRMNENIFDSTELSQGTLDVGLIDRVEIIRGPSSSVYGSSAFNGVLNIVTRRGRQLDGGEISTEFGSFGATKARVSYGKLFKNELELLISATRYQSDGRGAIYYPEFDQRISDNPRARNDGVAQNADSEDAKKLFGSIKYRDLTVTAYYAARDKQVPTASFDTLFNDPRETTYDARGYVDVRYDREVTPQLHLQGRAAYDSYAYRGDYPFPSEPGAASPTYVNHDDTLGEWLSLEGQATATLAGKHTFLAGAEVRQNLHQNQYSYDLVEPRIYNVADERDSRIFGAYAQGEIALHRDVLLNAGLRYDHYTDSFGGTFNPRVALIYDPVAGTTIKALYGTAYRAPNPYERFYYPPPAPIELRPEKIHSYELALDQYFAGDSRASVSVYRYSVHDLISQVPLPAGDFYFDNMRLYSATGVELEFEGRSAHGTHLRTSYAFERGRDHVNDREMSNSPRHLAKLNLAQPLLHDRLTAGLELQYMGSVRTYTGTATDDFLLTNLTFRLLHLPGGLELSASIYNLFDTAYGYVGAEEHAQRTIPQKGRNFRLKATLRF
- the tilS gene encoding tRNA lysidine(34) synthetase TilS, which translates into the protein MPPPRRRTNSWKTIAATVAAAVPRGRLETSVLRWTETPAARGNWTVGVSGGGDSVLLLLLLWAHWPERRSRLRALHFDHRLRGPSSRADRGFCRRLCAALGVPLTVEAWERPNGSRVRSPSEAEARSARLAFFARHSRVLWLGHHQDDVAESLLMRLARGSGAGGLSAPRPVQPMPAGRVHLRPLLGLRKKEVLAVLEAAGAGWREDESNAGGAYFRNRIRRDVLPRWEKAARRDAVAGAARSRELLAEDDAALERWVDELAVFGRNGDLLLRRLAGRPRAVVRRALHRWLGRVLPGADLSRQAFDALLAAVERGDPTRQSLGRESFGVIRAGRLMLMTGKPSANFQRRVN